In the genome of Streptomyces globosus, one region contains:
- the glnII gene encoding glutamine synthetase, giving the protein MSYKAEYIWIDGTEPTAKLRSKTKILADGAELPVWGFDGSSTNQAEGHASDRVLQPVFSCPDPIRGGSNVLVLCEVLNIDMTPHESNTRALLRPVAEKYAAQEPIFGIEQEYTFFDGQRPLGFPVGGFPAAQGGYYCGVGSDEIFGRDIVEKHLDHCLAAGLDISGINAEVMPGQWEFQVGPLGPLEVADQLWVARWLLYRTAEDFNVSATLNPKPVKGDWNGAGAHTNFSTKAMREDYRAIVSACEALGEGSKPLDHVKNYGAGIDERLTGLHETAPWNEFSYGVSDRGASVRIPWQVEKDGKGYIEDRRPNANVDPYVVTRLITDTCCAGLEKDGLV; this is encoded by the coding sequence GTGAGCTACAAGGCCGAGTACATCTGGATCGACGGCACCGAGCCGACGGCGAAGCTGCGCTCCAAGACGAAGATCCTCGCGGACGGCGCCGAGCTGCCGGTCTGGGGCTTCGACGGGTCGAGCACGAACCAGGCCGAGGGCCACGCGTCCGACCGTGTGCTCCAGCCGGTGTTCTCCTGCCCGGACCCGATCCGCGGCGGGAGCAACGTCCTGGTGCTGTGCGAGGTCCTGAACATCGACATGACCCCGCACGAGTCGAACACCCGCGCCCTGCTCCGCCCGGTCGCCGAGAAGTACGCGGCCCAGGAGCCGATCTTCGGCATCGAGCAGGAGTACACCTTCTTCGACGGCCAGCGCCCGCTCGGCTTCCCGGTCGGCGGCTTCCCCGCCGCGCAGGGCGGCTACTACTGCGGTGTCGGCTCGGACGAGATCTTCGGCCGCGACATCGTCGAGAAGCACCTCGACCACTGCCTGGCGGCGGGCCTGGACATCTCCGGCATCAACGCCGAGGTGATGCCCGGCCAGTGGGAGTTCCAGGTGGGCCCGCTCGGCCCGCTGGAGGTCGCGGACCAGCTGTGGGTGGCACGCTGGCTGCTGTACCGGACCGCGGAGGACTTCAACGTCTCGGCGACGCTGAACCCGAAGCCGGTGAAGGGCGACTGGAACGGTGCGGGCGCGCACACGAACTTCTCCACGAAGGCGATGCGCGAGGACTACCGTGCGATCGTTTCCGCCTGTGAGGCGCTGGGCGAGGGCAGCAAGCCGCTCGACCACGTGAAGAACTACGGCGCCGGCATCGACGAGCGCCTGACGGGCCTCCACGAGACGGCCCCGTGGAACGAGTTCAGCTACGGCGTCTCCGACCGCGGCGCGTCGGTGCGCATCCCGTGGCAGGTGGAGAAGGACGGCAAGGGCTACATCGAGGACCGGCGCCCGAACGCCAACGTGGACCCGTACGTGGTGACCCGCCTGATCACGGACACCTGCTGCGCCGGCCTGGAGAAGGACGGCCTGGTCTGA
- a CDS encoding tyrosine-protein phosphatase: MTATATPSTTVANLRDLGGTPLAGGRTVRPGLVLRSGQLDRMDAAADPAVAALGLRTVIDFRTTVERAEYPDRIPPGVRLVVEDVLADKVSAGRMPAASQLKDLLSDPALAEEHLGGGKVAVLFADIYRALVSLPSAQAAYRTLLTELADPEAGPLLFHCTAGKDRTGWGATVVLALLGADDDTLMAEYLSVNPAVRQAFARMIEGFTVSGGDPDIALGLIGVFPSYLEAALDEVNTRYGSMEKYVREGLGVPDGTVEALRARLIR, encoded by the coding sequence ATGACCGCCACCGCAACGCCCTCCACCACCGTCGCCAACCTCCGCGATCTCGGCGGCACCCCGCTGGCCGGCGGCCGCACCGTGCGGCCGGGCCTGGTGCTGCGCTCCGGCCAGCTCGACCGGATGGACGCGGCCGCCGACCCGGCGGTGGCCGCCCTCGGCCTGCGCACGGTCATCGACTTCCGGACGACCGTGGAGCGCGCGGAGTACCCGGACCGGATACCGCCGGGCGTGCGCCTGGTGGTGGAGGACGTGCTGGCGGACAAGGTGAGCGCGGGGCGGATGCCGGCCGCGTCGCAGCTGAAGGACCTCCTGTCGGATCCGGCGCTGGCGGAGGAGCACCTGGGCGGCGGCAAGGTGGCGGTGCTCTTCGCCGACATCTACCGGGCGCTGGTGAGCCTGCCGTCGGCGCAGGCCGCGTACCGGACGCTGCTGACGGAGCTGGCGGACCCGGAGGCGGGCCCGCTGCTGTTCCACTGCACGGCGGGCAAGGACCGTACGGGCTGGGGGGCGACGGTGGTGCTCGCGCTGCTCGGCGCCGACGACGACACCCTGATGGCCGAGTACCTGTCGGTGAATCCGGCCGTCCGGCAGGCCTTCGCCCGGATGATCGAGGGCTTCACCGTCTCGGGCGGCGATCCGGACATCGCGCTGGGCCTGATCGGGGTGTTCCCCTCCTACCTGGAGGCGGCGCTCGACGAGGTGAACACGCGGTACGGCTCGATGGAGAAGTACGTGCGCGAGGGGCTCGGCGTCCCGGACGGGACGGTGGAGGCGCTGCGCGCCCGCCTCATCCGCTGA
- a CDS encoding rhomboid-like protein codes for MQLGAYALAVLEAPGRERLLRGCSTNVDNLAAGRWETLLSSALVVEEPMPLPYALLLVAVLGYAEYAYGAWWTAGVFLFGHVTATLLVYGALRGRAGPETRRALDVGTSYGFNAVLGALTSALPRGPVRTATRVGLLAAAAQPVLRRGRTFTDAGHLAALGIGVGLSLAFDYLSTRKASKIR; via the coding sequence GTGCAGCTCGGGGCGTACGCGCTGGCCGTGCTGGAGGCCCCCGGGCGGGAGCGGCTGCTGCGCGGCTGCTCGACGAACGTCGACAACCTCGCCGCGGGCCGCTGGGAGACGCTGCTGAGCAGTGCCCTGGTGGTCGAGGAGCCGATGCCGCTCCCGTACGCGCTCCTGCTCGTCGCGGTGCTCGGGTATGCGGAGTACGCGTACGGGGCCTGGTGGACGGCCGGGGTGTTCCTGTTCGGACACGTCACGGCGACGCTGCTGGTGTACGGGGCGCTGCGGGGCCGGGCCGGGCCGGAGACCCGTCGGGCCCTGGACGTGGGGACCAGCTACGGGTTCAACGCCGTGCTCGGCGCGCTGACGTCGGCGCTGCCGCGCGGGCCGGTCCGCACGGCGACGCGGGTGGGGCTGCTGGCGGCCGCCGCGCAGCCGGTGCTGCGGCGGGGCCGGACGTTCACGGACGCCGGGCACCTGGCGGCGCTCGGGATAGGGGTCGGGCTGTCGCTCGCCTTCGATTACCTCTCCACCCGAAAAGCATCGAAAATCAGATGA
- a CDS encoding PepSY-associated TM helix domain-containing protein has product MSLDEAQGAAARTADAADTETETPGPRPAPADRPAPEARPGGWAALRPLLLRMHFYAGLLIAPLLFLAAATGLLYAGSWQAEKILYADELTVDRVGEAAVPLSTQIAAARHAEPEGKVVAVWPAPDAEATTRVIMEAPGLAEGETRTVFVDPYTAQVDGALTTNGDALPLRAWLSEFHASLQLGEFGRNYSELAASWMWVVALGGAALWIGRRRTRKAHLVVPDRKATGRRRTLSWHGTVGLWAALGLVALSATGLTWSKYAGENIGQLQDRLGGATPSVSASLTPGQAAGGDEHAGHVMTEDMEMPPAPPTADIGIDRAVAAAREAGATEWLQVTLPAKGNGYVVKEKDREFPVHFDTVAVDPADGRVMDVLRFSDYPLLAKLTRFGIDLHMGQTFGLANQIALAALALAVMLLVFWGYRMWWLRRPTKDRALSAGRAQPRGAWRKLPVTLLLPLAAATAVVGWFVPLLGLSLVVFLAVDMLLGALAGRRAKAEAGAGAAG; this is encoded by the coding sequence ATGTCTCTCGACGAGGCCCAAGGCGCCGCCGCCCGCACCGCGGACGCCGCCGACACCGAAACCGAAACCCCCGGACCCCGACCCGCGCCGGCCGACCGGCCGGCCCCCGAGGCCCGGCCCGGCGGCTGGGCGGCCCTGCGGCCGCTCCTGCTGCGCATGCACTTCTACGCGGGCCTCCTCATAGCCCCGCTGCTCTTCCTCGCCGCCGCCACCGGCCTGCTGTACGCGGGCTCCTGGCAGGCCGAGAAGATCCTCTACGCGGACGAGCTGACCGTCGACCGCGTCGGCGAGGCCGCCGTACCGCTCAGCACCCAGATCGCCGCCGCCCGGCACGCCGAACCCGAAGGCAAGGTCGTCGCCGTGTGGCCCGCGCCCGACGCCGAGGCCACCACGCGCGTGATCATGGAGGCGCCGGGACTCGCCGAGGGCGAGACCCGCACCGTCTTCGTCGACCCGTACACCGCCCAGGTCGACGGCGCGCTGACCACGAACGGCGACGCCCTGCCGCTGCGCGCCTGGCTCAGCGAGTTCCACGCCAGCCTCCAGCTCGGCGAGTTCGGCCGGAACTACAGCGAACTCGCCGCGAGCTGGATGTGGGTGGTCGCCCTCGGCGGCGCCGCCCTCTGGATCGGCCGCCGCCGCACGAGGAAGGCCCACCTCGTCGTCCCCGACCGCAAGGCCACCGGCCGCCGCAGGACCCTCTCCTGGCACGGCACCGTCGGCCTGTGGGCCGCCCTCGGCCTCGTCGCCCTCTCCGCGACCGGCCTGACCTGGTCGAAGTACGCCGGCGAGAACATCGGACAGCTCCAGGACCGCCTCGGCGGAGCCACCCCGTCCGTCTCCGCCTCCCTCACCCCGGGCCAGGCCGCCGGCGGCGACGAACACGCCGGGCACGTTATGACCGAGGACATGGAGATGCCCCCGGCCCCCCCGACCGCCGACATCGGCATCGACCGGGCCGTCGCCGCCGCACGCGAGGCGGGCGCCACCGAGTGGCTGCAGGTCACCCTGCCGGCGAAGGGCAACGGCTACGTCGTCAAGGAGAAGGACCGCGAGTTCCCGGTCCACTTCGACACCGTCGCCGTCGACCCCGCCGACGGGCGCGTCATGGACGTCCTGCGCTTCTCCGACTACCCGCTCCTCGCCAAGCTGACCCGCTTCGGCATCGACCTCCACATGGGCCAGACCTTCGGGCTCGCCAACCAGATCGCTCTCGCGGCCCTCGCCCTCGCGGTCATGCTGCTGGTCTTCTGGGGCTACCGCATGTGGTGGCTGCGCCGGCCCACCAAGGACCGCGCCCTGTCTGCCGGGCGCGCCCAGCCGCGCGGCGCCTGGCGCAAGCTGCCCGTGACGCTGCTGCTGCCGCTCGCCGCCGCGACCGCCGTCGTCGGCTGGTTCGTGCCGCTGCTCGGCCTCAGCCTCGTCGTGTTCCTCGCGGTCGACATGCTGCTCGGCGCCCTCGCCGGCCGCCGCGCCAAGGCGGAGGCCGGGGCCGGGGCCGCCGGCTAG
- a CDS encoding metal-dependent hydrolase translates to MSNRPLAPARVASEHTELKARNVSFGWEDTPLHWLPGDPFATHTINVLHLLLPAGERWFVHVFKQVLPHIRDERLRADVIGFIGQEAVHAAAHDDVLPHLRRQGLDPTPYTAQVDWVFEKLLGDRTLPPGRARHWWLMERVAMIAAIEHYTAFLGDWILNADELDRRGADPVMLDLLRWHGAEEVEHRSVAFDLFLHVDGGYRRRVRTWATAFASLVWLWQRGVRFFMDNDPELVGAKASVGQFFRAGQQGVLPSTGAMLKSIPTYLSRTYHPSQEGSTAQAAAYLASSPGANGGARP, encoded by the coding sequence ATGTCTAATAGGCCGCTCGCCCCCGCCCGCGTGGCGTCGGAGCACACGGAGCTCAAGGCGCGGAACGTGTCCTTCGGCTGGGAGGACACCCCGCTCCACTGGCTGCCCGGCGATCCCTTCGCCACGCACACCATCAACGTGCTGCACCTGCTCCTGCCCGCGGGCGAGCGGTGGTTCGTGCACGTCTTCAAGCAGGTGCTCCCGCACATCCGGGACGAGCGGCTGCGCGCGGACGTGATCGGGTTCATCGGGCAGGAGGCCGTGCACGCCGCCGCGCACGACGACGTGCTGCCGCACCTGAGGCGGCAGGGCCTGGACCCCACCCCGTACACCGCCCAGGTCGACTGGGTCTTCGAGAAGCTGCTCGGCGACCGGACCCTGCCGCCCGGCAGGGCGCGGCACTGGTGGCTCATGGAGCGGGTCGCGATGATCGCGGCGATCGAGCACTACACGGCGTTCCTCGGCGACTGGATCCTCAACGCGGACGAGCTGGACCGCCGCGGCGCCGACCCGGTGATGCTCGACCTGCTGCGCTGGCACGGCGCCGAGGAGGTCGAGCACCGCTCGGTGGCCTTCGACCTGTTCCTGCACGTCGACGGCGGCTACCGGCGGCGCGTGCGGACGTGGGCGACCGCGTTCGCGTCTCTGGTGTGGCTGTGGCAGCGGGGCGTCCGCTTCTTCATGGACAACGACCCCGAGCTGGTCGGCGCCAAGGCCTCGGTCGGGCAGTTCTTCCGGGCCGGCCAGCAGGGGGTACTGCCCTCCACCGGGGCGATGCTGAAGTCCATACCGACCTACCTGTCCCGTACGTACCACCCGTCGCAGGAGGGTTCCACGGCCCAGGCGGCGGCCTACCTGGCCTCCTCCCCCGGGGCGAACGGGGGTGCCCGGCCGTGA
- a CDS encoding winged helix-turn-helix domain-containing protein has protein sequence MSQSRSLTPAASAASAGSAATAASARSAATAAAPDLPPPGARHRLRAVSAGEPVDVAGLLPPGTTWLPAPQHALPVLPGRPPMVGYLVLVPADRQPVAFTPQSAAPATAPAAPAAPAPSPTPHDGLVRIDPARRTAEVGGRVLDLTYLEFELLAHLVAHPHRVHTRDQLVTTVWGYGHVGDGRTVDVHVARLRRKLGAAHRGAIQTVRRVGYRYAP, from the coding sequence ATGTCCCAGAGCCGTTCCCTGACGCCCGCCGCATCCGCTGCCTCCGCCGGATCCGCTGCGACCGCCGCATCCGCCCGCTCCGCTGCGACCGCCGCCGCCCCCGACCTCCCGCCGCCCGGTGCGCGCCACCGGCTGAGGGCCGTTTCCGCCGGCGAGCCGGTCGACGTGGCCGGCCTGCTCCCGCCCGGCACCACCTGGCTGCCGGCTCCGCAGCACGCGCTGCCGGTGCTGCCGGGCCGGCCGCCGATGGTCGGTTACCTGGTGCTGGTGCCGGCCGACCGGCAGCCGGTCGCGTTCACCCCGCAGTCCGCCGCCCCCGCCACCGCCCCGGCCGCCCCGGCCGCCCCGGCCCCCTCTCCCACCCCACACGACGGCCTCGTCCGCATCGACCCGGCGCGGCGCACCGCCGAGGTCGGGGGGCGCGTACTCGACCTGACGTACCTGGAGTTCGAGCTGCTGGCGCACCTGGTGGCGCACCCGCACCGCGTGCACACGCGGGACCAGCTGGTGACGACGGTGTGGGGGTACGGCCACGTCGGCGACGGCCGGACCGTCGACGTGCACGTCGCCCGGCTGCGCCGCAAGCTGGGCGCCGCCCACCGGGGCGCGATCCAGACGGTGCGCCGCGTCGGCTACAGGTACGCCCCCTGA
- a CDS encoding Gfo/Idh/MocA family protein gives MSYDLIAAGDPADPTPPPVRPRVGLLGTGPWAHRTHAPALAAHAGTDFAGVWGRRPEAAAELADTYGVKVYDDPDALFADCDIAAFALPPDIQAPLAVRAAAAGCHLLLDKPVATTVADARAVADAADRHGVASVVFLTLRFAEPAAAWVREQTGRTGWFTGAAHWLGAVFPPDGAPSAYADSPWRKDKGGLWDVGPHVLSVLIPVLGDVTAVTAARGPSDVVQLALRHASGAASTAVLSLGAPVAAAGVGLELRGAEGVHALPNWTDVPGAYGRAVDALLTAARTGTPDACDAGFGARLTEILAEAEQRLGE, from the coding sequence ATTTCGTACGATTTGATCGCCGCAGGCGACCCCGCGGACCCCACCCCTCCGCCCGTTCGCCCCCGTGTCGGCCTGCTGGGCACCGGCCCCTGGGCGCACCGCACCCACGCCCCCGCCCTCGCCGCCCACGCGGGCACCGACTTCGCCGGCGTCTGGGGCCGCCGGCCCGAAGCCGCCGCCGAGCTCGCCGACACGTACGGCGTGAAGGTGTACGACGATCCCGACGCGCTCTTCGCCGACTGCGACATCGCCGCCTTCGCCCTCCCGCCCGACATCCAAGCCCCCCTTGCCGTCCGCGCCGCCGCGGCCGGCTGCCACCTGCTGCTCGACAAGCCCGTCGCCACGACCGTCGCCGACGCGCGCGCCGTCGCCGACGCCGCCGACCGGCACGGCGTCGCCTCCGTCGTCTTCCTCACCCTTCGCTTCGCCGAGCCGGCTGCCGCCTGGGTGCGCGAGCAGACCGGCCGTACCGGGTGGTTCACCGGGGCCGCGCACTGGCTGGGTGCCGTCTTCCCGCCGGACGGCGCGCCCAGCGCGTACGCGGACTCGCCGTGGCGGAAGGACAAGGGAGGGCTGTGGGACGTCGGCCCGCACGTCCTGTCCGTCCTGATCCCGGTCCTGGGCGACGTCACCGCCGTCACGGCGGCGCGCGGACCGTCCGACGTGGTCCAACTGGCACTGCGCCATGCCTCCGGCGCGGCCAGCACCGCGGTCCTCAGCCTGGGCGCCCCGGTCGCGGCCGCGGGGGTCGGCCTGGAACTCCGCGGCGCGGAGGGCGTCCACGCGCTGCCCAACTGGACGGACGTGCCGGGCGCTTACGGCCGAGCCGTGGACGCACTGCTGACGGCAGCCCGCACGGGCACGCCGGATGCGTGCGATGCGGGGTTCGGGGCCCGGCTGACGGAGATCCTGGCCGAGGCGGAGCAGCGGCTGGGGGAGTAG
- a CDS encoding ArsC/Spx/MgsR family protein, translating to MEIWINPACSKCRSALTLLDAEGAEYTVRRYLEDVPSETEIREVLTRLGLEPWDVTRTADPLARETGVRDLPREATDEARARWITHLATHPKLIQRPIITADDGTAVVARSEESVREALARRG from the coding sequence ATGGAGATCTGGATCAATCCCGCCTGCTCGAAGTGCCGCAGCGCCCTCACCCTGCTGGACGCGGAGGGCGCCGAATACACCGTCCGCCGCTACCTGGAGGACGTCCCGTCCGAAACCGAGATCCGCGAGGTCCTGACCCGCCTCGGCCTGGAGCCCTGGGACGTCACCCGCACCGCGGACCCCCTGGCAAGGGAAACCGGCGTACGGGACCTCCCCCGCGAGGCCACGGACGAAGCCCGCGCCCGCTGGATCACCCACCTGGCCACCCACCCGAAGCTGATCCAGCGCCCCATCATCACGGCAGACGACGGCACGGCGGTCGTAGCCCGCTCGGAGGAATCGGTCCGCGAGGCCCTGGCACGGCGGGGATAG
- a CDS encoding PDR/VanB family oxidoreductase codes for MTRALKAAAVAGAVLVARRALRARISRSPLWPLPALAEPVSGHSPRRRLRARIASRTEPAQGVVRLVLESPELPEWTPGAHVDVLLPSGLVRQYSLCGDPADRGRYTIAVRLVEDGRGGSREVHDRLAEGGVLELRPPRNRFALAPAASYVFVAGGIGITPVLPMVRAAAAAGADWRLLYGGRSRAAMPFLPELAGLDSAAGRSSRVRVVPEDEAGLPDLAALLAGAPPDALVYACGPEPLTAALLAAAPDPSRVRLERFAPASSGTAGDRPFTVELRRSGRTVEVAAGESALAAVRRELPDTPYSCGQGFCGTCRQRVLAGPVDHRDGFLTDAEQADSMLLCVSRARGERLVLDL; via the coding sequence GTGACACGGGCCCTGAAAGCCGCCGCGGTGGCGGGCGCGGTCCTCGTGGCCCGCCGCGCCCTGCGCGCACGCATATCCCGCTCGCCGCTGTGGCCGCTGCCCGCGCTGGCCGAGCCGGTGTCCGGGCACTCGCCGCGCCGCCGGCTGCGCGCGCGGATCGCCTCCCGCACCGAGCCCGCGCAGGGCGTGGTGCGGCTGGTGCTGGAGTCGCCCGAGCTGCCGGAGTGGACCCCGGGGGCGCATGTGGACGTCCTGCTGCCGTCCGGGCTGGTCCGCCAGTACAGCCTGTGCGGGGACCCCGCCGACCGCGGCCGCTACACAATCGCGGTCCGGCTGGTGGAGGACGGCCGGGGCGGCTCCCGCGAGGTGCACGACCGGCTCGCCGAGGGCGGTGTGCTGGAACTGCGGCCTCCGCGCAACCGGTTCGCCCTGGCGCCGGCCGCCTCGTACGTGTTCGTCGCCGGCGGCATCGGCATCACCCCGGTCCTGCCGATGGTCCGCGCGGCCGCCGCGGCCGGCGCCGACTGGAGGCTGCTGTACGGGGGGCGCAGCCGCGCCGCCATGCCGTTCCTTCCGGAGCTGGCCGGACTCGACTCCGCCGCCGGGAGGTCCTCCCGCGTCCGCGTCGTCCCCGAGGACGAGGCCGGGCTGCCCGACCTCGCCGCCTTGCTCGCCGGGGCCCCGCCGGACGCGCTCGTGTACGCCTGCGGCCCCGAGCCGCTGACCGCCGCGCTCCTCGCCGCCGCCCCCGACCCCTCCCGCGTACGGCTGGAGCGTTTCGCCCCCGCCTCCTCCGGCACCGCAGGCGACCGGCCGTTCACCGTCGAGCTGCGCCGCTCCGGCCGCACCGTCGAGGTCGCGGCCGGCGAGTCGGCGCTGGCCGCCGTCCGCCGCGAGCTGCCCGACACCCCGTACTCATGCGGGCAGGGTTTCTGCGGCACCTGCCGGCAGCGGGTCCTGGCGGGCCCGGTGGACCACCGCGACGGGTTCCTCACCGACGCCGAGCAGGCGGACTCGATGCTGCTGTGCGTCTCCCGCGCACGGGGGGAACGCCTGGTCCTGGACCTGTGA